One Arthrobacter sp. FW306-07-I genomic window carries:
- a CDS encoding acyl-CoA thioesterase encodes MRWGDMDAYGHINNVQIVRMLEEARIAAFGPPRGTGRPGIEPPVSLFNDVPEGTLALIVDHKIRYVRTLEYRNVPALVQVWIGAVKGASFDIHYVVQDPVTGEDCVKASSHLAFVDEATGRVQRLTQEQKERMAPYRH; translated from the coding sequence ATGCGCTGGGGCGACATGGACGCCTACGGCCACATCAACAACGTCCAGATCGTGCGGATGCTGGAGGAAGCGCGGATCGCAGCCTTTGGGCCACCGCGGGGTACAGGTCGTCCCGGTATCGAGCCCCCGGTGTCGCTGTTCAACGATGTCCCGGAGGGCACGCTTGCTCTGATCGTTGACCACAAGATCCGCTATGTCCGGACCCTGGAGTACCGCAACGTTCCGGCCCTGGTCCAGGTCTGGATCGGCGCCGTCAAGGGCGCCAGCTTTGACATCCATTACGTGGTCCAGGACCCCGTGACCGGGGAGGACTGCGTGAAGGCGAGCAGCCACCTGGCCTTCGTTGATGAAGCCACGGGTCGCGTGCAACGGCTCACCCAGGAGCAAAAAGAACGGATGGCTCCCTACAGGCACTAA
- a CDS encoding MDR family MFS transporter: MANVTAAADQEQERQRQRTAKQESRQSKRHEPGAPMNHRQIMEALTGLLAAFFTAILSSTIVANALPTIMSELKGTQTDFAWVITAALLANAATTPIWGKLADLFDKKVLVQLSIVIFVAGSVMAGFSESIPFLLTARVIQGIAMGGLTALAQAIIGSIIPPRERGKYSGYMGAVMAVGTAGGPLLGGFIVDSSLGWRWTFFVCVPLAVVALILLQVTLKVPHVKRPAKIDWLGAILLTSGVSLLLIWVSFAGKADYYDWWSWQTAVMVGGGVLLLALLVLVESKVSQPIIPLKIISERTTALAIVASVAVGVAMFGSSTFLGQYYQVARGATPTEAGLLTLPMIAGNLIGSVVSGQLISRYGKWKRFLVGGTVLLIGGLALAGTMDHTTELWQTGLYTGIFGIGLGMLMQNLVLAVQNTVPAKDIGSASASVAFFRSVGGAIGVSVLGAVMANHVKDLATDGLAKLGIQASGNSGATLDLKDLPAPIADIMRAAYGDATAGIFMISAAVSVVALIAVIFIKEVPLRRTVDITPEKALEANAAGEAGMTATMTGQLPMVSADAPNGDAPAGDALAGTGMATRSASRAAVPAAAAKRYDGGAAAAAAASGRVATEDFEEVFARSFSSDGLDLRSADNADKIADAVASAAATLQKLQETQHLLARQQVELGGLVLDIQEQLRSQQDVAAKQAATAAELSRLQRKLLKERKIQAAAALYLAGRGKHSAATPPDAPSAGAGSEPGQGQ, encoded by the coding sequence ATGGCTAACGTCACCGCCGCCGCGGACCAGGAGCAGGAGCGCCAGCGCCAGCGGACCGCTAAACAGGAGTCGCGGCAATCCAAACGCCACGAACCCGGCGCGCCCATGAACCACCGGCAGATCATGGAGGCCCTGACCGGCCTTCTGGCTGCCTTCTTCACCGCGATCCTCAGCAGCACCATCGTGGCCAACGCGCTGCCGACCATCATGTCCGAGCTCAAGGGCACTCAGACGGACTTCGCGTGGGTCATCACGGCCGCGCTGCTGGCGAACGCCGCCACCACCCCCATCTGGGGCAAGCTCGCCGACCTCTTTGACAAGAAGGTCCTGGTCCAGCTCAGCATTGTGATCTTCGTGGCCGGCTCGGTCATGGCCGGCTTCTCCGAGAGCATCCCGTTCCTGCTCACCGCCCGTGTGATCCAGGGCATCGCCATGGGTGGCCTCACCGCCCTGGCACAGGCCATCATCGGCTCCATCATTCCGCCGCGTGAACGCGGCAAGTACTCCGGCTACATGGGCGCGGTCATGGCGGTTGGCACCGCCGGCGGCCCGCTGCTGGGCGGCTTCATCGTGGACAGCTCCCTTGGCTGGCGGTGGACCTTCTTTGTCTGCGTCCCGCTCGCCGTCGTCGCCCTGATCCTGCTCCAGGTGACGCTGAAGGTTCCGCACGTGAAGCGGCCCGCCAAGATCGACTGGCTCGGTGCCATCCTGCTCACCTCCGGCGTCAGCCTGCTCCTGATCTGGGTTTCCTTCGCCGGTAAGGCCGACTACTACGACTGGTGGTCCTGGCAGACCGCAGTGATGGTGGGCGGCGGCGTCCTCCTGCTCGCACTGTTGGTGCTGGTTGAGTCCAAGGTGTCCCAGCCGATCATTCCGCTGAAGATCATCTCCGAACGCACCACCGCCCTGGCCATCGTGGCTTCCGTTGCCGTCGGCGTGGCGATGTTCGGTTCCTCCACCTTCCTGGGCCAGTACTACCAGGTGGCCCGCGGCGCCACGCCCACCGAAGCCGGCCTGCTGACCCTGCCCATGATCGCCGGCAACCTCATCGGTTCGGTCGTCTCCGGCCAGCTGATCAGCCGCTATGGCAAGTGGAAGCGATTCCTGGTCGGCGGCACCGTCCTGCTGATCGGCGGCCTGGCACTCGCCGGCACCATGGACCACACCACCGAACTCTGGCAGACCGGCCTCTACACGGGCATTTTCGGTATCGGACTGGGCATGCTCATGCAGAACCTGGTCCTGGCCGTCCAGAACACCGTACCGGCCAAGGACATCGGCTCCGCCAGCGCCTCCGTGGCCTTCTTCCGCTCCGTGGGCGGTGCCATCGGCGTGTCCGTCCTGGGCGCGGTCATGGCCAACCACGTGAAGGACCTGGCCACGGACGGCCTCGCGAAACTCGGCATCCAGGCTTCCGGAAACAGCGGTGCAACGCTGGACCTCAAGGACCTGCCCGCCCCGATCGCTGACATCATGCGCGCCGCCTACGGTGACGCCACGGCAGGCATTTTCATGATCTCCGCCGCGGTCAGTGTGGTTGCCCTCATCGCCGTCATCTTCATCAAGGAAGTGCCGCTGCGCAGGACCGTTGACATCACCCCTGAAAAGGCGCTTGAAGCCAACGCCGCCGGTGAAGCAGGCATGACCGCGACCATGACCGGCCAGCTGCCCATGGTCTCCGCGGACGCTCCGAACGGGGATGCCCCCGCCGGTGACGCCCTCGCCGGGACCGGAATGGCCACGCGCAGTGCATCACGTGCCGCAGTGCCCGCTGCGGCGGCCAAGAGGTACGACGGCGGTGCTGCCGCTGCGGCAGCAGCGTCCGGCCGGGTAGCCACGGAGGACTTCGAGGAAGTCTTCGCCCGGAGCTTCAGTTCGGACGGACTGGACCTGCGGTCTGCGGATAACGCGGATAAAATCGCCGATGCCGTTGCCAGTGCCGCTGCCACCCTGCAGAAACTGCAGGAAACCCAGCACCTGCTGGCCCGCCAGCAGGTGGAACTGGGCGGCCTGGTCCTGGACATCCAGGAGCAGCTTCGATCCCAGCAGGACGTTGCCGCCAAGCAGGCCGCCACTGCGGCGGAGCTCAGCAGGCTGCAGCGCAAGCTCCTGAAGGAACGCAAGATCCAGGCAGCAGCCGCGCTGTACCTGGCCGGGCGTGGCAAGCACAGCGCCGCCACCCCGCCGGATGCGCCGTCTGCCGGTGCCGGTTCTGAGCCGGGCCAAGGACAGTAA
- a CDS encoding ABC transporter ATP-binding protein: MLLTLIRRYSKPYSPYILAVVIFQLAATIAALYLPSLNAQIIDEGVARGDTDFIWRTGAVMLLVAFAQVAAAIAGVYFGSRTAMAVGRDLRHAVFRKVTSFSAKDVNAFGAPTLITRGTNDVQQVQMLLLMGLNFMVATPIMCIGGIIMALREDINLSWLVWVSVPLLAVVVGYLVVRLMPLFRSMQRKIDRINAVLREQIIGIRVVRAFVREPFETERFGGANKELADVSLRIGALFVLMFPAISMILHLSTAAVLWFGGQRVDAGAMQVGSLTAFLQYLLQILMAVMMGTFMAMMIPRASVCADRIGEVLGVEPSIHDPQQPQAPATLTGAVEYRNVTFAYPGAESPVLSNISFTAHPGQTIAIIGSTGAGKTSLLSLLPRLYDPVEGQVLLDGVPVDRLDRAEITKRVALVPQRPYLFSGTIEHNLRFGKTEATEQELWDALRVAQGESFVREKKNGLDARISQGGTNVSGGQRQRLCIARALVTKPRVYLFDDSFSALDVATDARLRAALKAITRDATVIIVAQRISTITEADQILVLDNGRIVDRGTHEELLETSPTYQEIVESQLSVEEVA; this comes from the coding sequence ATGCTCCTCACCCTCATACGGCGCTACTCCAAACCGTATTCGCCGTACATCCTGGCTGTCGTCATTTTCCAGCTCGCGGCCACCATCGCTGCGCTGTACCTGCCCAGCCTGAACGCGCAAATCATTGACGAGGGCGTGGCACGCGGCGACACCGATTTCATCTGGCGCACCGGCGCGGTGATGCTCCTGGTGGCCTTCGCCCAGGTGGCAGCGGCCATCGCCGGCGTCTACTTCGGCTCGAGGACGGCCATGGCGGTGGGCCGGGACCTGCGCCATGCGGTGTTCCGCAAGGTCACCAGCTTCTCCGCCAAGGATGTCAACGCGTTCGGCGCGCCCACGCTGATTACCCGGGGCACCAACGATGTCCAGCAGGTGCAGATGCTCCTCCTCATGGGGCTGAACTTCATGGTGGCCACCCCCATCATGTGCATCGGCGGCATCATCATGGCGCTGCGCGAGGACATTAATCTGTCCTGGCTGGTCTGGGTCTCCGTTCCCCTGCTGGCCGTGGTGGTGGGCTACCTGGTGGTCCGGCTCATGCCGCTGTTCCGGTCCATGCAGCGGAAGATCGACCGCATCAACGCCGTGCTGCGCGAGCAGATCATCGGTATCCGGGTGGTCCGGGCCTTCGTGCGTGAGCCGTTCGAGACCGAACGCTTCGGCGGGGCCAATAAGGAACTGGCGGACGTCTCGCTCCGCATCGGAGCCCTGTTCGTCCTGATGTTTCCGGCCATCAGCATGATCCTGCACCTGTCCACGGCGGCAGTGCTCTGGTTTGGCGGGCAGCGGGTGGATGCCGGCGCCATGCAGGTGGGCTCGCTCACCGCGTTCCTGCAGTACCTGCTGCAAATCCTGATGGCGGTCATGATGGGCACCTTCATGGCCATGATGATCCCGCGCGCCTCCGTTTGTGCTGACCGCATCGGCGAGGTGCTCGGCGTCGAGCCCTCCATCCACGATCCCCAGCAGCCTCAGGCTCCGGCCACTCTCACCGGAGCGGTGGAATACCGAAACGTCACGTTCGCCTACCCGGGCGCCGAGTCTCCGGTGCTCAGCAACATCAGCTTCACCGCCCACCCGGGGCAGACCATCGCCATCATCGGGTCCACGGGCGCCGGGAAAACCTCCCTGTTGTCCCTCCTGCCGCGGCTGTATGACCCCGTGGAAGGGCAGGTGCTGCTGGACGGTGTCCCGGTGGACAGGCTGGACCGCGCCGAGATCACCAAGAGGGTTGCGTTGGTGCCGCAGCGTCCATATCTGTTCTCCGGCACCATCGAACACAACCTCCGGTTCGGCAAGACCGAGGCGACGGAACAGGAACTCTGGGATGCCCTTCGGGTAGCCCAAGGCGAGTCCTTTGTCCGCGAGAAGAAGAACGGGCTGGACGCAAGGATTTCGCAGGGCGGCACCAACGTCTCCGGCGGACAGCGCCAGCGCCTGTGCATTGCGCGTGCGCTCGTGACCAAACCCCGCGTCTACCTCTTTGACGACTCGTTCTCGGCCCTGGACGTGGCCACTGACGCCCGGCTCCGGGCCGCCCTCAAGGCCATTACCAGGGATGCCACCGTCATCATCGTGGCCCAGCGGATCTCCACCATCACCGAGGCCGACCAGATCCTGGTGCTGGACAACGGACGCATCGTGGACCGTGGCACGCACGAGGAACTCCTGGAAACCTCGCCCACGTACCAGGAAATTGTCGAATCCCAGCTGAGTGTGGAGGAAGTGGCATGA
- a CDS encoding McrB family protein, translating into MTPTATVAMTRALGISKEIEDAAWFVLGPGLQGKASPLDGRTRTWSVPAAAELLDRLERGIADSKAPMMTNLRENLEGATRGAKQLAVELLFLQSLPLAHEVKSLKVKRARVAEAAGWLEPPLELPEELYAGMTDHGVIRDRTAEFNWTIWDHLKWLCRFVRNVAQRPASVVQAALKDPLQFHRLAASTPDDQPAIRRSIEFLAWPSYFEPVVADVERQEIRDAFASLVGGARGDSEEDITADIHRIRLHLDEQAGQRIDWYSRQLVSQWRKVGDPGRRAWLLRTHSDNAELLTAWHGEEKVTLDVEHLRLLEPGVTAGVVQHAVDEDYKHLGYVEREDTKTAVFAFLTVMKPGDLVLYQHAGTVRLGGVLGEPEYNDDNRRLRRKVRWFDDGHATTSLPRHVQRQLATPGIVVDATRVVQALQALLPAEAETEPDGDTDAAAVVLPVQEGFRPLTQEFAASLHMELEPLQEIADLLEENRQLVLYGPPGTGKTYLAKHLAAELADDTTDERVKLVQFHPSYAYEDFFEGYRPDKTDDGQVSFKLVAGPLRRLAEEAAKPGNEKKPYFLIIDEMNRANLAKVFGELYFLLEYRDDRIYLQYSPNEPFTLPDNLYIIGTMNTADRSIAMMDAAIRRRFSFIELHPQTEPVKGSLLRFLEARQLDTTPALLLDALNGAIDEWDRDLMIGPSYFMKPAAQTPAGLRRIFKYELMPLLEEHYHGQLTRAQLEERFGLDQLLGRIAAR; encoded by the coding sequence ATGACCCCCACTGCCACTGTTGCCATGACCCGCGCCCTCGGCATCTCCAAGGAGATCGAGGATGCGGCGTGGTTCGTGCTGGGGCCGGGCCTGCAGGGCAAGGCGTCACCCCTGGACGGCCGCACCAGGACGTGGTCCGTTCCGGCTGCCGCCGAGCTGCTTGACCGGCTGGAACGGGGCATCGCTGACTCCAAGGCGCCGATGATGACCAACCTCCGCGAGAACCTGGAGGGTGCCACCCGCGGGGCCAAGCAGTTGGCCGTGGAGCTGCTCTTCCTGCAGTCCCTTCCGCTGGCACACGAGGTGAAGTCGCTGAAGGTCAAGCGCGCCCGGGTGGCGGAGGCCGCAGGCTGGCTGGAGCCACCGCTGGAACTGCCCGAAGAGCTGTACGCCGGGATGACGGACCACGGTGTCATCCGCGACCGCACCGCCGAATTCAACTGGACCATCTGGGACCACCTCAAGTGGTTGTGCCGGTTCGTCCGGAACGTCGCGCAGCGGCCGGCCAGCGTAGTGCAGGCAGCCCTCAAGGACCCGCTGCAGTTCCACCGCCTCGCCGCATCCACGCCGGATGACCAGCCGGCCATCCGGCGCAGCATCGAGTTCCTGGCCTGGCCCAGCTACTTCGAGCCGGTGGTGGCGGACGTGGAACGGCAGGAAATCCGGGATGCCTTTGCGTCGCTCGTGGGCGGCGCCAGGGGAGACAGCGAAGAGGACATAACCGCCGATATCCACCGTATCCGGCTGCACCTGGACGAACAGGCGGGCCAGCGCATCGACTGGTACTCCCGCCAACTGGTCAGCCAGTGGCGCAAGGTGGGCGACCCCGGGCGGCGTGCCTGGCTGCTCCGGACGCACAGCGACAACGCCGAGCTGCTTACCGCCTGGCATGGCGAGGAGAAGGTGACGCTCGACGTCGAACACCTCCGCCTGCTGGAGCCCGGCGTCACCGCCGGCGTGGTGCAGCACGCCGTTGACGAGGACTACAAGCACCTGGGCTACGTGGAGCGAGAGGACACCAAGACCGCCGTGTTTGCGTTCCTGACCGTCATGAAGCCCGGCGACCTGGTGCTCTACCAGCACGCCGGAACGGTGCGGCTGGGCGGGGTGCTGGGGGAGCCCGAGTACAACGACGACAACCGCCGGCTGCGGCGCAAGGTGCGCTGGTTCGACGACGGGCACGCCACCACCAGCCTTCCCCGGCACGTCCAGCGGCAGCTGGCCACCCCCGGCATCGTGGTGGACGCCACCCGGGTGGTGCAGGCGCTGCAGGCACTGCTCCCCGCCGAGGCGGAAACCGAGCCCGACGGCGATACCGACGCTGCCGCCGTCGTCCTCCCTGTGCAGGAGGGCTTCCGTCCGCTGACGCAGGAATTCGCCGCGTCGCTGCACATGGAGCTGGAACCTCTGCAGGAGATCGCCGATCTGCTGGAGGAGAACCGGCAGCTGGTCCTTTACGGGCCGCCCGGCACCGGCAAGACCTACCTGGCCAAGCACCTGGCGGCCGAGCTGGCGGACGACACCACGGACGAACGCGTCAAGCTGGTCCAGTTCCATCCGTCCTACGCCTACGAGGATTTCTTCGAGGGCTACCGGCCGGACAAGACCGACGACGGGCAGGTGTCCTTCAAACTGGTGGCGGGTCCGCTGCGGCGGCTGGCTGAGGAAGCCGCCAAGCCCGGGAACGAGAAAAAGCCGTACTTCCTGATCATCGATGAGATGAACCGCGCCAACCTGGCGAAGGTGTTCGGCGAGCTGTACTTCCTGCTGGAGTACCGGGATGACCGGATCTACCTGCAGTACAGCCCCAACGAGCCGTTCACGCTGCCGGACAACCTGTACATCATCGGCACCATGAACACGGCGGACCGGTCCATCGCCATGATGGACGCCGCCATCCGCCGCCGGTTCTCTTTCATCGAACTGCATCCGCAGACGGAACCGGTGAAGGGGTCGCTGCTGAGGTTCCTTGAGGCCCGCCAGCTGGACACCACCCCGGCGCTGCTGCTGGACGCGCTGAACGGGGCAATCGATGAGTGGGACCGGGACCTGATGATCGGGCCGTCGTACTTCATGAAGCCCGCGGCCCAGACCCCTGCCGGGCTGCGACGGATCTTCAAGTACGAGCTGATGCCGCTGCTGGAGGAGCACTACCACGGCCAGCTGACGCGCGCGCAGCTGGAAGAACGGTTCGGGCTGGACCAGCTGCTGGGACGCATTGCAGCGCGCTGA
- a CDS encoding PLD nuclease N-terminal domain-containing protein, producing the protein MAKNKTRASRKKKTWKEMSPGRKVGTILTAIVQVSLLVAAQRDISHRPADQINGPKAAWRAASFVNFIGPMGYFIFGRKHSAAGK; encoded by the coding sequence ATGGCCAAGAACAAGACCCGCGCCTCACGGAAGAAGAAGACCTGGAAGGAGATGTCGCCGGGCAGGAAGGTGGGCACCATCCTCACCGCGATCGTCCAGGTATCCCTGCTGGTTGCCGCCCAGCGGGACATTTCCCACCGCCCTGCCGACCAGATTAACGGGCCGAAGGCTGCGTGGCGGGCAGCGTCCTTCGTTAACTTCATCGGGCCCATGGGCTACTTCATCTTCGGAAGGAAGCACTCCGCCGCCGGAAAATAG
- a CDS encoding McrC family protein — MQRADPRAAGISTGAVRHLVLDELSSGLVERLDAPSASVLNSSGLAKASPMGMGLYRIEPVGKVGSVRTATVQLDVRPKDRLGLSRLLFLLSYAGEQGFRPDLVAATEDRDLWSALAESLAQLAERALGRGLLQGYLTVDESLRTVKGRIRISDQISRRPGMLVPLEVSYDEFTEDIAENRILRAALERMGQVPGVRPEVLGRLRQLKGKLDGVTRLPAGAPVPPWKPTRMNLRYHAVLRLADLILRNASAEAGEGRQRTASFVVDMAQVFEDFVGTALRSAMAAYPGELRLRYNTLLSEAVRDSDRLSVRPDAVHLLGGRPVVAYNAKYRAASDAGASLTADHYQMLAHCTALAVPTAWLVYAGKGEVKLRRILNTDIDIVEFPLDLSQPPSGILASVQELARQSWGEVVRQARNG; from the coding sequence TTGCAGCGCGCTGATCCGCGGGCGGCCGGCATTTCAACCGGTGCGGTGCGCCACCTGGTCCTCGATGAGCTGTCCAGCGGCCTGGTGGAACGGCTGGACGCACCAAGCGCTTCCGTCCTGAACTCCAGCGGCCTGGCCAAAGCTTCCCCGATGGGCATGGGGTTGTACCGGATCGAGCCGGTGGGCAAGGTGGGCTCCGTTCGCACTGCCACGGTCCAGCTCGACGTCCGGCCCAAGGACCGGCTGGGACTGAGCCGGCTCCTGTTCCTGCTCAGTTACGCGGGGGAGCAGGGCTTCCGGCCGGATTTGGTGGCGGCAACCGAGGACCGGGACCTGTGGAGCGCGCTGGCCGAGTCGCTGGCGCAGCTGGCTGAACGCGCCCTGGGTCGCGGCCTCCTGCAGGGCTACCTCACTGTGGATGAGTCCCTGCGGACCGTGAAGGGGCGGATCCGGATTTCGGACCAGATCTCCCGGCGCCCGGGCATGCTGGTTCCCTTGGAGGTCTCCTATGACGAGTTCACCGAGGACATCGCCGAAAACCGGATCCTGCGCGCCGCGCTTGAGCGGATGGGGCAGGTGCCGGGGGTGCGGCCCGAAGTGCTGGGCCGGCTGCGCCAGCTGAAGGGAAAGCTCGACGGCGTCACGCGCCTTCCAGCCGGCGCCCCGGTGCCGCCGTGGAAGCCAACAAGGATGAACCTGCGCTATCACGCCGTGCTGCGCCTGGCCGACCTGATCCTGCGCAACGCGTCCGCGGAAGCCGGTGAGGGCAGGCAGCGGACGGCTTCGTTCGTGGTGGACATGGCGCAGGTGTTCGAGGACTTCGTGGGAACCGCACTGCGCAGCGCCATGGCGGCCTACCCTGGTGAGCTCCGGCTGCGCTACAACACGCTCCTCAGCGAGGCAGTGCGCGATTCCGACCGGCTCTCCGTGAGACCGGATGCGGTCCACCTGCTGGGCGGGCGCCCCGTGGTGGCCTACAACGCCAAGTACCGGGCGGCATCTGATGCAGGGGCGTCCCTGACGGCCGACCACTATCAGATGCTGGCCCACTGCACCGCGCTGGCCGTGCCCACCGCCTGGCTGGTCTACGCAGGCAAGGGCGAAGTGAAACTCCGCCGCATCCTGAACACCGACATCGACATCGTGGAGTTCCCGCTGGACCTCAGCCAGCCGCCGTCGGGCATCCTTGCCTCAGTCCAGGAACTCGCCCGCCAGTCATGGGGCGAAGTGGTCCGCCAAGCCCGGAACGGCTGA
- a CDS encoding ABC transporter ATP-binding protein produces MSPRKKDSAPVEEAAPESAVAAGAGHEDDDFLEEEFTPSEADGDMFGGMPAKKAEHFWPSAKRLMGLLKPEALGIYAVVGLVVVSVVLNVIAPKILGQAMDVIFAGVVGKQLPAGASKEQFVAGLRQQGQDNFADMVARMELVPGTGINFDKLTMLIAIVLLMYFVANIFMWLQGYVLNRIVMKVIRRLRDDTENKLNRLPLNYFDTRQRGDVLSRVTNDVDNIQQALQQAFAQLVNSVLTVLGIVIMMFIVSWQLALIALIALPLSGVAAGLIGARSQKLFAAQWKNTGSLNGQIEESFSGHDLVRVFGRDADMLARFEERNEALYKASFGAQFVSGIIFPVMQFVSYLSYVGIAVVGGLRVASGAMSLGDATAFIQYSREFTQPLGQMAGMANMLQSGVASSERVFEFLDADEQDAETATEHLPAKTDGHVDFKNVTFSYTPDKPLIENLSFTAEPGNTVAIVGPTGAGKTTLVNLVMRFYELNSGSIMLDGVDVTHLSRSELRSKVGMVLQDAWLFGGSIYDNIRYGNLNATEEQVIAAARATFVDRFVRALPEGYDTVIDEEGNNVSAGEKQLITIARAFVANPSLLILDEATSSVDTRTELLVQKAMAALRSDRTSFVIAHRLSTIRDADTILVMENGRIVEQGNHQVLLAAGGAYHRLYMSQFAGADAGEMPLDDSTAVRS; encoded by the coding sequence ATGAGCCCCCGCAAGAAGGACTCCGCCCCCGTGGAAGAGGCCGCCCCCGAATCCGCGGTGGCTGCCGGCGCCGGGCATGAAGACGACGACTTCCTCGAGGAGGAGTTCACCCCCTCCGAAGCGGACGGGGACATGTTCGGCGGCATGCCCGCCAAGAAAGCCGAGCACTTCTGGCCATCTGCGAAACGGCTGATGGGCCTGCTGAAGCCCGAAGCCCTGGGTATCTACGCGGTGGTGGGCCTGGTGGTGGTCTCCGTGGTCCTCAACGTCATTGCGCCCAAGATCCTGGGCCAGGCCATGGATGTCATCTTCGCCGGGGTAGTGGGAAAGCAGCTGCCCGCCGGAGCCAGCAAGGAGCAGTTCGTTGCCGGGCTGCGCCAACAGGGCCAGGACAACTTCGCCGACATGGTGGCCCGCATGGAGCTGGTGCCCGGCACGGGCATCAACTTCGACAAGCTCACCATGCTCATCGCCATTGTCCTGCTGATGTACTTCGTCGCGAATATCTTCATGTGGCTGCAGGGCTACGTCCTGAACCGCATCGTCATGAAGGTCATCCGCCGCCTGCGTGACGATACCGAGAACAAGCTCAACCGCCTGCCGCTGAACTACTTCGATACCCGGCAGCGCGGCGATGTGCTGTCCCGGGTGACCAACGACGTCGACAACATCCAGCAGGCACTCCAACAGGCTTTCGCCCAGCTGGTCAACTCCGTGCTGACCGTCCTGGGCATCGTGATCATGATGTTCATCGTCTCCTGGCAGCTTGCCCTGATTGCCCTGATCGCCCTCCCGTTGTCCGGCGTGGCCGCCGGCCTGATCGGAGCCCGGAGCCAAAAACTGTTCGCCGCCCAATGGAAGAACACCGGGTCGCTGAACGGCCAGATCGAGGAGTCCTTCTCCGGGCACGACCTGGTGCGCGTCTTCGGCCGGGATGCGGACATGCTGGCACGGTTCGAAGAACGCAACGAAGCCCTCTACAAGGCAAGCTTCGGCGCGCAGTTCGTCTCCGGGATCATCTTCCCCGTCATGCAGTTCGTGTCCTACCTCAGCTACGTGGGCATCGCGGTGGTGGGCGGACTCCGCGTGGCCTCCGGCGCCATGTCCCTGGGCGATGCCACCGCATTCATCCAGTACTCCCGCGAGTTCACCCAGCCGCTGGGCCAGATGGCCGGCATGGCCAACATGCTCCAGTCCGGGGTGGCGTCCTCGGAGCGTGTCTTCGAGTTCCTTGACGCCGACGAACAGGACGCCGAAACCGCCACCGAACACCTGCCGGCCAAGACCGACGGACACGTGGACTTCAAGAACGTTACCTTCAGCTACACCCCGGACAAGCCGCTCATCGAGAACCTCTCCTTCACGGCAGAGCCGGGCAACACGGTGGCGATCGTGGGCCCCACAGGAGCCGGAAAGACCACCCTGGTGAACCTGGTGATGCGCTTCTACGAGCTCAACTCCGGCTCCATCATGCTGGACGGCGTGGATGTCACCCACCTCAGCCGCTCAGAGCTACGCTCCAAGGTGGGCATGGTGCTGCAGGATGCCTGGCTCTTCGGCGGGTCCATTTACGACAACATCCGCTACGGCAACCTCAACGCCACAGAGGAGCAGGTCATCGCAGCTGCCAGGGCCACCTTCGTGGACCGCTTCGTCCGCGCCCTGCCGGAAGGCTACGACACCGTGATCGATGAAGAAGGCAACAACGTCAGCGCCGGCGAAAAGCAGCTGATCACCATCGCCCGCGCCTTCGTGGCCAACCCCTCGCTGCTGATCCTGGATGAGGCCACCAGTTCCGTGGACACCCGCACCGAACTGCTGGTGCAGAAGGCCATGGCGGCACTGCGCTCCGACCGGACCAGCTTTGTGATCGCGCACCGGCTCTCCACCATCCGCGATGCAGATACGATCCTGGTCATGGAAAACGGACGAATCGTGGAACAGGGCAACCACCAGGTGTTGCTCGCCGCCGGCGGCGCCTACCACCGCCTCTACATGTCACAGTTCGCGGGTGCGGACGCCGGGGAAATGCCGTTGGATGATTCGACGGCGGTGCGCAGCTGA